GCTCGGCGTCGGCGTCGGCGTGCCGGGCGCGGTGCGCGAAGGCGGCATCGTGCACGCCCCCACGCTCGGCTGGGCCGGCGTCGCGTTCGCCGACCTGCTGCGCGCCCACCCGCAGTTCGCCGACGCACCCCTGCACCTCGACAACCGCGCCCGCACGCTCGGCCAGGCCGAGATGTGGCTCGGCGCCGGCCGCGGAGCCGACCGCGCCGTGATCGCCCTGCTCGGGGTGGGCGTCGGCGCCGCCTTCGTCACGGACGGTGGGTCTTTTCCCGGCATCACGACCAGCGAGTGGGGCCACACCGTGGTGCAGGCCGCGGGCGCCGCCTGCCGCTGCGGTTCGCGCGGGTGCCTGGAGGCGTATGTCGGTACCGAGGCCGTGGTGCGGCGGTATGGCGAGACTCCCGGTGCGCAGCCGCTGCCCGGCGCGGACAGCGAGAGCCGGCTCGCGGAGCTCGTCGCCCTGGCCGAAGCCGAAACCGAGACGAGCCCGGCCGAAAGGTCTGGTCCAGCCGCCGAAACACTCGCCGCGACGGGTGAATACCTGGGCATCGGCATCGCCAATCTGATCAACCTCCTGGCGCCCGACCGGGTCGTGCTGGCAGGCTCGGCGGGGGCGATCATGGGCCCGGCGATCCTGCCGTACGTCCGTGACGCCGCCGCCCGGCACGCGCTCGGTTACCTCGCCGAGGCGACAGTGGTCGAGCTCGGAGAGCTGGGCCCGGAGGCTGTCGCGCTGGGGGCGGCGACGTTGCCGATCGCGGCGCTGCTGGCGTCGGGTGGGCGTTCAGCCGGCTGAATGTCCTTGTCCCGCAAGGAGATCGACGGTCGGGTACCGAGCGTGAGCCTTTCTTTCAGTACTTAAACTTAGGCACAAAATGTTACCGCCGTGTTATTGACGTGACCCGAGTCACCCGGGTTGACTCCTCCTGTCGCGCGGCCGGACCGAGCTCTCCGAGCGCGGGCGGAATCCGTAGCACCAGGACCTAGGAGGACGAATGCGAGTGAAGCGCTCCGTCGTCGCAGCGCTCGTCGCCGTGGTGGCAGCCGCGGTGCTCGCCGCTTGCGGCGGCGGCTCGAGCAGCGCGGGTGGCGGCGGCAACGCCGCGGCCGTGCTGAACGTCGGCATGCCGAACGGGCCGCAGCCCGAGAACAACAACCCGTTCCTGGAGACTTCGGCGGCGGCGTCGCTCGGGTACCGCTACGTGATCTACGAGCCCCTCGTGATGCTCAACCGCGTGAAGCCGCAGGAAGCCGGCAAGCCGTGGCTGGCCACGAAGTGGAACTGGTCGGACAACTACAAGAAGCTGGTCCTGACCATCCGCGACGGAGTCAAGTTCTCCGACGGCACGCCGATGACCGGCGACGACGTGGCCTACACGTTCCAGCTGCTGCGCGACAACAAGGCCCTGAACATCGACTCGGTGCCGTACAAGGACATCACCGCGAGCGGGAACCAGGTCACCCTGGGCTTCGACACCTCGCAGTTCGTGAACCAGGTCAAGATCCTGCAGACGATCGTGGTACCCAAGCACATCTGGTCGCAGATCAAGGACCCGTCCACCGACACCGTGAAGAACCCGGTCGGCACCGGACCGTTCACGCTGAAGTCCTTCACCCCGCAGACGATCACCGTCACGCAGCGCACCGGCTACTGGCAGCAGGCGCCGGCGGTCAAGGAGATCCGCTACACCTCCTACAACGACAACAACGCGCAGGTCGCCGCGCTCACCAGTGGTGCGGCCGAGTGGAGCTTCGTCTTCATCCCGAACTACAAGACCGTCTACGTGAACAAGGACCCGCAGCACTACAAGCTGTGGTTCCCGGCCCAGCTCGCCGTGCACGGCCTGTGGTTCAACACGGAGAAGGCGCCGTGGGACAACCCGAAGCTGCGCCAGGCGGTCAACAAGGTCATCAACCGCGACGACATCTTCAACCAGGGTGAGGCCGGCTACTTCTACCCGAAGAACGACCAGGTCACCGGCATCCCGACGCCGGCGGGCGACTCGTTCATTGCGGCGCAGTACAAGGGCCAGACCGTGAAGGTCGACGTGCCGGGCGCCAAGTCGCTGCTCACCGGCGCGGGCTTCAAGTACAACGGCAACCAGCTCGTGGACCCGAGCGGCAAGCCGGTGAACCTCAAGCTCACGGTGCCCTCGGGCTGGTCGGACTACATCACCGACCTCGAGATCATCAAGGACAACCTGTCGCAGATCGGCATCACCGCCACCGTCGACAAGATGAACCAGGACGCGTGGACGAAGTCCGTCGACACCGGTGACTTCGAGGGTCTGCTGCATTGGACCAACGACGGTGCCACGCCGTACGACCTGTACCGCGACGTGATGGACGGCAACCGCTACAAGCCGACCGGCCAGGGTGGCATCAACGGCAACTACGGCCGCTACAAGAACGACCAGGCGACGCAGGCGCTCGAGACCTACGCCAACGCCGCCGACGACGCGAGCCGCGCCACGGCGATGAACACGTTGCAGCAGATCATGATCGACCAGCAGCCGATGGTCCCGCTCATGGCCGCCAACTCCGGCGGCGAGTACAGCACGAAGAACTGGACGGGCTGGCCCGACGAGACCAACCCGTACGGCCCCGCGCAGCCGACTCTGCGCAACGCGCTGGACATCGTCATGCACCTGAAGCCCGCGGCCTGATCTATGGCCGAGGACAACGCAGTGGCCACCCGGGAAGCCACCTCCGCCTCTCCTGAGGCGGGGGTGGCCTCCCCGGCCGGCGAGATCGAAACCGGGGCCTCGGACACGATCGTGCTCGAGGCCTCCGGGCTGACCAAGCACTTCCCCGTGCGCAAGCGCGGGCGCGAGGTGCTCACGAAGGGGCGCCGCAGCGTCCAGGCCGTCGACGACGTCGACCTGGTGCTGCGGCGCGGCCGCGTGACCGCGCTGGTGGGCGAGTCCGGCTCGGGCAAGTCGACCGTGGCACGGCTGCTCGCCCAGCTCTACCCGCGCACGGGTGGCGACATCCGCCTGCACGGCAAGTCCACGACCGTGAAGGGCGGCAAGGCGTTCCGCGCCTACTGCCGCAAGGTCCAGATGATCTTCCAGGACCCGTTCGCGTCGCTGAACCCCGTGCACACCGTGCGCTACCACCTCACGCGGGCGTTGAAAATCCACGACCGCGCGGGCCGCGGCGCTCAGGACCTGGAGCAGGCGCTGCACGAGCTGCTCACGCGGGTGCAGCTGACCCCGCCGGAGCGCTACGTCGACAAGTTCCCCCACGAGCTCTCCGGCGGCCAGCGCCAACGTGTCGCGATCGCGCGGGCGCTCGGTGCCGATCCCGAGGCGCTGCTGGCCGACGAACCGGTGTCCATGTTGGACGTCTCCATCCGCCTCGGCGTGCTGAACCTGTTGCGGGACCTGAAGGAACGCCTGCACCTCGCGATCCTCTACATCACCCACGACATTGCGTCGGCACGCTACTTCGCCGACGAGACGCTGGTGATGTACGCCGGGCGCATGGTCGAGGGCGGCGACTCCGAGACCGTGACGCAGCAGCCCGCGCACCCGTACACGCGGCTGCTGATCGAATCGGCACCGGACCCCGACCGGCTCGACCCGGGCGCGGACGCGGCACCTGGTGAGGCGCCCAAGGAGAAGGGTTCCGGCGAGCCGCCGAGCCTGATCGCGCCGCCGTCGGGCTGCCGGTTCCACCCGCGGTGTCCCGTGGCGATGGAACGCTGCAAAACCGACCTGCCGCCGCGGTTCGAGGTGGACGACGCCCCCGGCCACTGGGCCGCGTGCTGGCTGTACGACTCGGCGGTGCGCCCGTGAGGTACCTGCTCCAACGGCTCGGCTTCTACGTGTTCACCGCGTGGGCCGCCGTCACCATCAACTTCTTCATCCCGCGGCTGATCCCCGGGGACCCGGTGCAGTCGCTCATCACGAAGAACCAGGGCTCGCTGTCCGCGGACGCGATCCAGTCGCTGTACGTCCTCTTCGGACTGGACAAGAACGAAAGCCTGGTCGCCCAGTACTTCCACTACTGGGCGCAGCTCTTCCGCGGCGACCTCGGGCTGTCGTTCACCTTCTTCCCCTCGCCTGTGTCCGAGGTGATCGGCGACAGTCTGCCGTGGACGATCATCCTCGTCGGGTTCACCACGGTGGTGGGCTTCCTGATCGGCACCGGCCTCGGCGTCGTCGCCGGGTGGCGGCGCGGGTCCTGGGTGGACGGTCTGCTTCCGGTGACCACGTTCCTGTCGTCCATTCCGTACTTCTGGCTCGGCCTGATCGCGATCACGCTGCTGGCCGGCCCGGGCAGCTTCTTCCCGGCGTCGGGCGGTTACGACCCGGGCGTGGTGCCCGGGTGGGGCGGCGACTTCATCGGCAGCGCGATCCAGCACAGCCTGCTGCCGGCGATCACGATCCTGATCAGCTCGATGGGCAGCTGGATCCTCGGCATGCGCAACATGATGGTCACCGTCGCGTCGGAGGACTACATCACCGTCGCACACGCCAAGGGCCTCAAGGAACGCCGCGTGATGGTGAGCTACGCGGCCCGCAACGCGCTGCTGCCGAGCGTGTCCGGTTTCGCGCTGGCGCTGGGCTTCATCGTGGGCGGCACGCTGCTGGTGGAGATCGTGTTCTCCTACCCCGGCGTCGGCTACGAGCTGTTCCAGGCCGTCGGTTCGCAGGACTACCCGCTGATGCAGGGCATCTTCCTCATCATCACGCTCTCGGTGCTGGTGGCGAATCTGCTCGCCGACGTCGCCTACCTCGTGCTCGACCCCCGCACCCGGAAGGAGGGCTGAGCCGTGGCACTTCCCGCAGCCGATCTCAAGGCCGTCGCGCCGGTCGGCGCCGGAGCCATCGCCGGGCCCGCCGCGAAACGCCGGCGCTTCCGGTTCCTGACCGGTGGCAAGACGATCACCGGGCTCCTGGTGCTGGCCTTCTTCGTGGTCATCGCGATCATCGGCCCGTGGATCGCGCCGTTCGACCCGTCCGCGCGCAGCAACGACCTGCTGGAATCGCCTTCGGGCAAGCACTGGTTCGGCACCACGCACCTCGGCCAGGACATCTTCAGCCAGGTGATCGTGGGCACGCGCAGCGTGATGCTCGTGGGGCTCACCGCCGGCATCGTGGCGACGATCCTCGCCGTGGTCGTCGGCGTCACGTCCGGGTACCTCGGCGGGACGCCGGGCGAAGGACTATCCGCACTGTCCAATGTGTTCCTCGTGATCCCGGCGCTGCCGCTGATCATCATCATCGGCTCGGCGCTGCCCAGCGGTGGCGACTACCTGGTGGCCGTGATCATCGGGTTCACGTCGTGGGCCTGGGGCGCGCGGATCCTGCGCGCGCAGACACTTTCGTTGCGCCGCCGGGAATATGTCGAGGCTTCGCGCGCGAGCGGTGAGTCGACGTGGCGGATCATCTTCTTCGAGATCCTGCCGAACCTCACGGCGGTGATCGCGTCGAGCTTCGTGGGCACGGTGGTGTTCGCGGTGATGTCGGAGATCACGCTGGCGTTCGTCGGCGTCTCCAGCTTCTCGGAGTGGAACTGGGGCACGATCCTGTTCTGGGCGCAGAGCCAGCAGGCGCTGGCGCAGGGCGCGTGGTGGTGGTTTGTGCCGGCGGGGCTCGCGATCGCCATCCTCGGCACCGCGTTGTCGCTGCTCAACTTCGGCATCGACGAGTTCGTGAGCCCGCGGCTGCGCTCGAGCGGCAAGACCAAGGCGAAGAACGCCGAGGGCAAGACGGTGCGCCTGCGCGTCGGCTTCACGCCCGTGCTCGGCCGGGAGAAGGAATGAACGAACCCGTACTCGAGATCAAGGGCCTGGACGTCGACTACGGCCTCGGCGCCGAGGCCGTGCACGCCGTGCAGGACGTGCACCTGACGCTGCACCGCGGCGAGGTGCTCGGCCTGGCCGGCGAAAGCGGCAGTGGCAAGTCCACTTTGGCCTACGGGCTGACCCGCCTGCTCCCGCCGCCGGGCGTGATCCGCGGTGGCAGCGTGGTCTACCACCCCGGCGACGGCGAGCCGTACGACGTGCTGAAGCTGACTCCCAAGCAGCTGCGGGACTTCCGCTGGGCCGAAACTTCCATTGTGTTCCAGGGCGCGATGAACTCGCTCAACCCGGTGCACAAGGTGTCGGTGCAGCTGATGGACGTGATCAAGGCCCACGATCCCCGCAGCACCAAGACGGCCCGGCTCGCCCGCGCGCGCGAGCTGCTGCGCCTGGTGGGCATCGCGGCCGACCGGCTCGACGCGTATCCGCACCAGCTTTCCGGCGGCATGCGCCAGCGCGTGATGATCGCGATGGCGCTGGCGCTGGAGCCGCGCGTGGTGATCATGGACGAGCCCACCACGGCGCTCGACGTGGTGATGCAGCGCCAGATCCTGGCGCAGCTCGTGGAACTGCGCGAGCGGCTGGGCTTCTCGGTCCTGTTCATCACCCACGACCTGTCGCTGCTGGTGGAGTTCTCCGACCGCATCGCGATCATGTACGGCGGCCGGATCGTGGAGCAGGCCCGCGGTGTGGACCTGTACCGCGATTCACTGCACCCGTACAGCGACGGTCTGCTGCACTCGTTCCCCGCGCTGCGCGGGCCGCGGCGCGAGCTCACCGGCATTCCCGGTTCGCCGCCCGACCCGCGGTCGCTGCCGGTCGGGTGCGCGTTCTCGCCGCGGTGCCCGCACGCGTTCGATCGCTGCACCACCGAGGTGCCGGTGCTCGGCGTGCCCGCTGACCGTGATGATCCCGCGCGCACCGTGGCGTGCTGGCTGCACCCGGCCGACCCCGTCGCCGCCGTCAAGTCGTAGATAAGGAGACCCCTTGACCGAGACCACCGACGCTGCGACCCGCGAGCAGCAGGCGCTGATCGACTCGCTGCCGCCGGACTTCCGGTGGGGCGTGGCGACGGCCGCGTACCAGATCGAGGGCGCGGTGGCCGAAGACGGGCGCACACCGTCCATCTGGGACACCTTCTGCCAGGTCCCGTGGGCGATCGACAACAACGACAACGGCGACGTCGCCTGCGACCACTACCACCGCATGCCCCAGGATGTGGGGCTCGTCAAGGAGCTCGGCGCCGACACCTACCGCTTCTCCGTCGCGTGGCCGCGTGTGCAACCGCACGGCAAGGGCCCGGTGAACGAAGCCGGGATCGGGTTCTACGACCGGCTCGTGGACGAGCTGCTGGCCAAGGACCTCGCGCCGTGGCTCACGCTCTACCACTGGGATCTGCCGCAGGAGCTCGAAGACGCGGGCGGGTGGCCGGCGCGTGACACCGCCTACCGCTTCGCCGACTACTCGATGCTGGTTCTCGACCGGCTTTCCGACCGCGTGCGCCACTGGACGACGCTGAACGAGCCGTGGTGCTCCGCGATGCACGGCTACGTGCACGGCGTGATGGCTCCCGGCCGGCGCGACTTCGCGGCAGGCATGAAGGCCATCCACCACCTGCTGCTCGGCCACGGCCTGGCCACACAGCGCATGCGCGAGGCCGCGCCAGAGGGCACGCAGTTCGGCATCACCCTCAACATGGGCACCTCCGACGCCGCGTCCGACAGCGAGCTCGACCGCGAGGCCGCGCGCAACGCCGACGGCATGGGCGTGCGCGTTTACCTCGACCCGCTGGTGCGGGGCTCCTACCCCGAGGACGTGGTGTCGGATCTCGCCGTCCGCGGTGCTTCACTGCCCATTGAGGACGGTGACCTGGAGATCATCTCGACCCCGCTGGACTTCCTGGGCGTGAACTACTACTTCGGCCAGCAGTACTCCGGCGTCGACGAGCAGGGCCGCACCGTCGGCGAGGACGGCTTCCCGATCCAGCGCGCCGTGCCGTTCGGCGAGCCGACCACCGCCATGGGCTGGGAGATCCTGCCGGGCAAGTTCACCGAGCTGCTCACCCGCCTCGGCCGCGACTACCCCGGTTTGCCCATGTACATCACCGAAAACGGCTCCGCCTTCGACGACGCGCCCGACGCCGACGGCTTCGTCCACGATGAGGGCCGCACGGCTTACCTGGCTTCGCACCTGGCCGCGGTGGCCGCCGCGAGGTTGGCCGGCGTGGACATCCGGGGCTACTTCGCGTGGTCCCTGCTGGACAACTTCGAGTGGGCGTACGGCTACGCCAAGCGCTTCGGCCTCGTGCGCGTCGACTACGAAACGCAAGTGCGCACGATCAAGCAGAGCGGC
The sequence above is a segment of the Amycolatopsis sp. 2-15 genome. Coding sequences within it:
- a CDS encoding ABC transporter ATP-binding protein — protein: METGASDTIVLEASGLTKHFPVRKRGREVLTKGRRSVQAVDDVDLVLRRGRVTALVGESGSGKSTVARLLAQLYPRTGGDIRLHGKSTTVKGGKAFRAYCRKVQMIFQDPFASLNPVHTVRYHLTRALKIHDRAGRGAQDLEQALHELLTRVQLTPPERYVDKFPHELSGGQRQRVAIARALGADPEALLADEPVSMLDVSIRLGVLNLLRDLKERLHLAILYITHDIASARYFADETLVMYAGRMVEGGDSETVTQQPAHPYTRLLIESAPDPDRLDPGADAAPGEAPKEKGSGEPPSLIAPPSGCRFHPRCPVAMERCKTDLPPRFEVDDAPGHWAACWLYDSAVRP
- a CDS encoding ABC transporter permease, which codes for MALPAADLKAVAPVGAGAIAGPAAKRRRFRFLTGGKTITGLLVLAFFVVIAIIGPWIAPFDPSARSNDLLESPSGKHWFGTTHLGQDIFSQVIVGTRSVMLVGLTAGIVATILAVVVGVTSGYLGGTPGEGLSALSNVFLVIPALPLIIIIGSALPSGGDYLVAVIIGFTSWAWGARILRAQTLSLRRREYVEASRASGESTWRIIFFEILPNLTAVIASSFVGTVVFAVMSEITLAFVGVSSFSEWNWGTILFWAQSQQALAQGAWWWFVPAGLAIAILGTALSLLNFGIDEFVSPRLRSSGKTKAKNAEGKTVRLRVGFTPVLGREKE
- a CDS encoding ABC transporter substrate-binding protein, yielding MRVKRSVVAALVAVVAAAVLAACGGGSSSAGGGGNAAAVLNVGMPNGPQPENNNPFLETSAAASLGYRYVIYEPLVMLNRVKPQEAGKPWLATKWNWSDNYKKLVLTIRDGVKFSDGTPMTGDDVAYTFQLLRDNKALNIDSVPYKDITASGNQVTLGFDTSQFVNQVKILQTIVVPKHIWSQIKDPSTDTVKNPVGTGPFTLKSFTPQTITVTQRTGYWQQAPAVKEIRYTSYNDNNAQVAALTSGAAEWSFVFIPNYKTVYVNKDPQHYKLWFPAQLAVHGLWFNTEKAPWDNPKLRQAVNKVINRDDIFNQGEAGYFYPKNDQVTGIPTPAGDSFIAAQYKGQTVKVDVPGAKSLLTGAGFKYNGNQLVDPSGKPVNLKLTVPSGWSDYITDLEIIKDNLSQIGITATVDKMNQDAWTKSVDTGDFEGLLHWTNDGATPYDLYRDVMDGNRYKPTGQGGINGNYGRYKNDQATQALETYANAADDASRATAMNTLQQIMIDQQPMVPLMAANSGGEYSTKNWTGWPDETNPYGPAQPTLRNALDIVMHLKPAA
- a CDS encoding ABC transporter permease, with translation MRYLLQRLGFYVFTAWAAVTINFFIPRLIPGDPVQSLITKNQGSLSADAIQSLYVLFGLDKNESLVAQYFHYWAQLFRGDLGLSFTFFPSPVSEVIGDSLPWTIILVGFTTVVGFLIGTGLGVVAGWRRGSWVDGLLPVTTFLSSIPYFWLGLIAITLLAGPGSFFPASGGYDPGVVPGWGGDFIGSAIQHSLLPAITILISSMGSWILGMRNMMVTVASEDYITVAHAKGLKERRVMVSYAARNALLPSVSGFALALGFIVGGTLLVEIVFSYPGVGYELFQAVGSQDYPLMQGIFLIITLSVLVANLLADVAYLVLDPRTRKEG
- a CDS encoding ABC transporter ATP-binding protein, which encodes MNEPVLEIKGLDVDYGLGAEAVHAVQDVHLTLHRGEVLGLAGESGSGKSTLAYGLTRLLPPPGVIRGGSVVYHPGDGEPYDVLKLTPKQLRDFRWAETSIVFQGAMNSLNPVHKVSVQLMDVIKAHDPRSTKTARLARARELLRLVGIAADRLDAYPHQLSGGMRQRVMIAMALALEPRVVIMDEPTTALDVVMQRQILAQLVELRERLGFSVLFITHDLSLLVEFSDRIAIMYGGRIVEQARGVDLYRDSLHPYSDGLLHSFPALRGPRRELTGIPGSPPDPRSLPVGCAFSPRCPHAFDRCTTEVPVLGVPADRDDPARTVACWLHPADPVAAVKS
- a CDS encoding ROK family transcriptional regulator yields the protein MTRVLRQTTRDLRRHNRAALLSSLYLRGPVSRLELVAESGLSPATVTNVVAELIGDGVVAEAGSVESDGGRPRTLLRVRPEYGQVVGVDVGETHVRAGLFDCALGTLATVQHPLAGSNPDPAEVVELARAGVASVLSSGGASRVLGVGVGVPGAVREGGIVHAPTLGWAGVAFADLLRAHPQFADAPLHLDNRARTLGQAEMWLGAGRGADRAVIALLGVGVGAAFVTDGGSFPGITTSEWGHTVVQAAGAACRCGSRGCLEAYVGTEAVVRRYGETPGAQPLPGADSESRLAELVALAEAETETSPAERSGPAAETLAATGEYLGIGIANLINLLAPDRVVLAGSAGAIMGPAILPYVRDAAARHALGYLAEATVVELGELGPEAVALGAATLPIAALLASGGRSAG
- a CDS encoding GH1 family beta-glucosidase, producing MTETTDAATREQQALIDSLPPDFRWGVATAAYQIEGAVAEDGRTPSIWDTFCQVPWAIDNNDNGDVACDHYHRMPQDVGLVKELGADTYRFSVAWPRVQPHGKGPVNEAGIGFYDRLVDELLAKDLAPWLTLYHWDLPQELEDAGGWPARDTAYRFADYSMLVLDRLSDRVRHWTTLNEPWCSAMHGYVHGVMAPGRRDFAAGMKAIHHLLLGHGLATQRMREAAPEGTQFGITLNMGTSDAASDSELDREAARNADGMGVRVYLDPLVRGSYPEDVVSDLAVRGASLPIEDGDLEIISTPLDFLGVNYYFGQQYSGVDEQGRTVGEDGFPIQRAVPFGEPTTAMGWEILPGKFTELLTRLGRDYPGLPMYITENGSAFDDAPDADGFVHDEGRTAYLASHLAAVAAARLAGVDIRGYFAWSLLDNFEWAYGYAKRFGLVRVDYETQVRTIKQSGLFYRDTVRRVRGS